tgtaaaaaaacttaaactcCGTCCTATAAACTGAAACAATGATTTTCAACAtgcaactaaaataaaaagtaaatattatgtATTGTGTGTATGATTTAGCCTTTTGTAGATGTTGAATTGTTAAACACAtcactaattaaataaatttattaagagaacaaagtttttttttacgCGTTACAAATGAGAAATTCTTATGGATTTCTTCCGGGTGAATCTATTTttgttaatgaaattttataatatactattgaagtttaattgataattatagTGGGAGTAACATTTTTGACATATAGAGATATAAcccaaatcaaaatcaattttttaaaaaataaataatatcgtTTCTTTAATCCAAAAAATGAGAAAAGTAAACATACAAGAGATTATTAGAAGGATTCTGTTCGAAAATCGTTTTCTTTGAGAGGTATTTTCTCTCGTTTAATAGTTCTCATCTCCAACTCCATCGTTTGCGTGAACACGCAATCTGGAATTGACCCATTTGGCATTTTCGTTTCACTGTCCCTTTTATCTGCGCTTGGAGGCCGTGCCACCCTTGACTTCATGATGCAGACAACTTGTGTAGCATGTTTTCTCCTTTTCCAAGCTCCCATACcatttctttaaaaagaaagaggtttactctttctttcttttttgttgaaTAAACAAAGTAATACATGAACATATGAGTTGTGGAGGAATGTATGATGCATGCACTGCAATTATTTctgattatatattaaatactcACGTCATCATGCTGCCCCATAAGTcactgttttttaaaattagtctGCTTTAATTAGACAACAATAATTTGAGGAGAAGAAGGTTTGTGGAAGGAGTGATGATACCAATATCATACAACGTGAGAAGGAAATGGCAATGACTCGTACGTTAAAAAAAGTTTCTGTTCCTTAAATTTTATCCCCGTGTCTTCTCTGCCTATTCATCTTAGAATAAATAATTGCCACCACACCTTCGCTTTCACTATGAATTGGAATTTGAAAGAGTTTATTAGTGAGGGTTGGAACAATTTTTCAATAGTCAACGCCGAGATGGGTAGCAGCAGCAtaccagaaaataaaattgaaaccaCAAAAACTGACCAATTCCAACCTCTTTCCCTTCCTCAATTCCAATTTCCAAAGCCATTTCTTACTTCTCTCAgttcttcatttcttcaaatTACACCATGAAACCTATCTTAACTCTCTCTTGCATCTTGTTTTTCTGCACTACCATTTCGGCTCACACTTTTTCATATATCACTCCGAATTTCTCTGCCTCGTATCTTCATTTCATCGATGACTTTGGTACGTTCCTGGTGTCTCCCAATAACACATTCAAGGCTGCTATATTCAACCCAGGTGGTCAGCAAACAAGTTTCTACCTGTGTGTCATTCACGATGCGTCCAACACTATCATTTGGTCTGCTAACCGTGATGGCCCCATCTCAGATTCTGGAAAAATGCTTTTAACTGTCAAAGGGATCACAATAGTCGACCACGATGGGAACACCAAATGGTCAACGCCATCACTCAAATCACAAGCAAATAGGCTTGTGCTGACCGAGATGGGAAATCTCGTCTTACAGGATACGTCCAATGGTTCTCTCTGGGAGAGTTTCCAAAGCCCAACCGACACAATTGTTGTTGGACAGCGTTTACCTGCCGGAGCGTCTTTGTCAAGTGCAGCATCGAATTCAAACTTGTCAACCGGAGATTTCAAGCTCACAATTTCTTCCTCTGATGCAGTGCTGCAATGGTATGGACAGACCTACTGGAAACTTTCAACTGATACAAAAGTTTTTAAGAATTCAAATAATATGGTGGAATACATGGCCGTAAACAATTCAGGGTTTTATCTATTTGGAGATGGTGGAACAGCTTTTCAACTGGGATTGCCACTGGCTAATTTTCGAATTGCCACGTTGGGTACCTCTGGGCAGTTCACTATCAACAGATTTTCTGACGCTGGCTTGACGCAGGAGTTTGTGGGGCCAGGTGATGGTTGTCAAACTCCCTTGGCTTGTGGAAGAGCAGGATTATGCACTAAGAGCACTGATTCCTCTTCACCTGTTTGTTCTTGTCCCCCAAACTTCCGCGTAGGCTCAGGTACTTCTGGTGGTTGTGTGCTGAGCAATGGATCCCAGTCCTTGCCACTTGCTTGTCAAAACTCTTCAGTTGTTTCGTTTTCTAATATAGGGTATGTTCAATACTTTGGCACTTTTTACTCGGATCCGGTCATGTATAAAGAGGATTTATCTTCCTGTCAAAAATTTTGTTCCAATAACTGTTCCTGCTTGGGAATTTTGTATAAAAACACATCTGGTTCTTGCTACACGATTGAGAATGAGTTGGGGTCCATTCAGTCAAGTAATGGAGATAACAGAGACATGTTGGGGTTTATTAAAACTAACGTTGTTGAATCTAAAACTGGTACTAACGATGATAGTGGTAACAAGCAAAGTTCTCAAAATGGGGGATTTCCAGTGGCAGTAGCGGTGGTGTTACCTATTATTGGATTCATTATTTTGATGGCCATAATTTTCCTTGGGTGGAGAAGATTGATTCTTCTGTCAAAGATTAAAGAAGTGAAACTAGGGAAAAACACACCTTCTTCAGGGGACTTGGATGCCTTCTACATTCCTGGATTACCTGCAAGGTTTGATTATGAAGAGCTTGAGGAAGCCACAGAAAACTTCAAGACTCTTATTGGGTCAGGTGGGTTTGGAACTGTGTACAAGGGTGTGCTTCCTGACAAATCTGCTGTAGCagtaaagaaaatagtgaacaTAGGCATTCAAGGGAAGAAAGATTTCTGCACTGAGATCGCTGTTATTGGAAACATCCACCACGTGAACTTGGTCAAACTGAAAGGCTTTTGTGCTCAAGGGAGACACCGGTTGTTGGTTTATGAGTACATGAACCGTGGATCCCTTGACAGAAACCTCTTCGGTGGTGGACCCGTGTTAGAATGGCAAGAGAGGTTTGATGTGGCGCTTGGAACAGCGCGTGGACTTGCTTACCTTCACAGTGGCTGTGAGCAGAAGGTTATCCATTGTGACATCAAACCCGAGAACATTCTCTTGCAAGATCAGTTTCAGGCTAAGATATCTGATTTTGGACTCTCCAAACTCCTCAGCCCCGAACAGTCTGGTCTGTTCACAACAATGAGAGGCACACGTGGTTATCTTGCTCCGGAGTGGCTCACCAACTCTGCCATTACAGAAAAAACTGACGTGTACAGCTTTGGAATGGTGCTTCTTGAACTTGTCAGTGGAAGAAAGAACTGCTATTTCAGGTCAAGAAGCCATAGCATGGATGAAAGCAACAGTGGTGGAGGCCATTCCTCGACATCATCAACAACTGGGTTGGTTTATTTTCCTCTATTTGCATTGGAGATGCATGAACAGAAGAGTTACCTGG
This DNA window, taken from Vigna radiata var. radiata cultivar VC1973A chromosome 5, Vradiata_ver6, whole genome shotgun sequence, encodes the following:
- the LOC106761324 gene encoding G-type lectin S-receptor-like serine/threonine-protein kinase At5g35370 — encoded protein: MKPILTLSCILFFCTTISAHTFSYITPNFSASYLHFIDDFGTFLVSPNNTFKAAIFNPGGQQTSFYLCVIHDASNTIIWSANRDGPISDSGKMLLTVKGITIVDHDGNTKWSTPSLKSQANRLVLTEMGNLVLQDTSNGSLWESFQSPTDTIVVGQRLPAGASLSSAASNSNLSTGDFKLTISSSDAVLQWYGQTYWKLSTDTKVFKNSNNMVEYMAVNNSGFYLFGDGGTAFQLGLPLANFRIATLGTSGQFTINRFSDAGLTQEFVGPGDGCQTPLACGRAGLCTKSTDSSSPVCSCPPNFRVGSGTSGGCVLSNGSQSLPLACQNSSVVSFSNIGYVQYFGTFYSDPVMYKEDLSSCQKFCSNNCSCLGILYKNTSGSCYTIENELGSIQSSNGDNRDMLGFIKTNVVESKTGTNDDSGNKQSSQNGGFPVAVAVVLPIIGFIILMAIIFLGWRRLILLSKIKEVKLGKNTPSSGDLDAFYIPGLPARFDYEELEEATENFKTLIGSGGFGTVYKGVLPDKSAVAVKKIVNIGIQGKKDFCTEIAVIGNIHHVNLVKLKGFCAQGRHRLLVYEYMNRGSLDRNLFGGGPVLEWQERFDVALGTARGLAYLHSGCEQKVIHCDIKPENILLQDQFQAKISDFGLSKLLSPEQSGLFTTMRGTRGYLAPEWLTNSAITEKTDVYSFGMVLLELVSGRKNCYFRSRSHSMDESNSGGGHSSTSSTTGLVYFPLFALEMHEQKSYLELADPRLEGRVTYEELEKVIRIALCCVHEEPVLRPNMVTVVGMLEGGTPLPHPRIESLNFLRFYGRRFTEASTIAEENEYGPLMHQEARRSTSIPSDSPSHGFSYMSSQNISGPR